AAAACAATGTTATAAATTATTTCTTGATGCTTCTATACAAGAACAACAATGGGCAGAATATTTATTTTCTAATGGATCAATGATAGGTTTAAATAAAAATATATTATGTCAATATATAAAATATATTACTAATGTTAGTATGGAAAAAGTAGGTTTGAAATCACCTTTTAAAATTAAAAAAAATCCTCTTCCATGGATTAATTCTTGGTTAATATCTGATAATGTACAAATGGCTCCTCAAGAAGTAGAAATAAGTTCCTATTTAATAGGACAAATAGATTCTTCTGTAAATATTCAAGAATTTAAAAATTTTAAACTTTAATTCTAGTAATATCATGACTATTATATATAACAGTCATGATATATTTTTTATTTTAAAATTTTAATTAAATAAAAAATATAAAGCATAAAAAAACGTAATAAATAAAATAAAACATAATAATTTTTCTATTTTATTCAAAAAAAGAATTTTTGGATTTATAGTTTTAATTAATAATAAAAATATTAATCCAGGTGTATATAATATTAAAGATAATAATAGATTTATAAACCCAGCTGCATATAATAACCAAATAGAGTAAATACATGAACCTATGCCAATAAATAAATTAAACTTGTTAATTTTTTTTCTACAAGATATATTTACTAAATAAGCACCAACTAAAAAATATGGTACCAATATCATTTCAGATGCAATAGTTAATAATTTATTATAATTTATTTTAGTTATCCAAATTAATATTAAACATATTTGCATACTAATATTAGTAAACCACAAAGCATATGATGGAGCTTGATAATCATTTTGTTTAGATAATATTTTAGGAAAAATTTTATTTTTAGCAGCTATCCAAGGCACTTCTGCAGCCATTATAGTCCAACTAAGGTATGAACCACATACTGATATAATTAATCCTAAAGAAATAAAAATATCTCCCCATTTCCCAATTAAAACAGTCATAATACTAGCCATTGAAGGATTTTTTATCTTAGATAAATCTAATCTAGACATAATACCGAAGGGTAATAAAGATATAAGTAAATATATAAATAAAGCAATCAGAACTGCTAATAATGTTGCTTTACCTACATCTTTAGAATTTTTTGCTTTATTTGAAAGAATAACAGCACCTTCTAAACCAATAAATACCCATAAAGTAATTAACATAGTATCTTTAACTTGTTTAAAAATAGAAATTTTGGTTTGTAACCCTAATAAATCTATACTAAATAATTTAAAATTAAAAACTATACAAGTTAAAACTATAAAAATAGTTAAAGGAATTAATTTACATAATGTAGTAATTATATTAATATTAGAAGCTGTTTGTGTTCCTTTTAATAATAAAAAATGAATTATCCATAATAATATAGAAGCTCCTAAGATAGATATCCATGTATTACCACAACCAAAGATAATATGATTTGGAGTGTCAATTAGAATTCCTATTGCAGAAAATACAATTACTAAATAAGAAATATTAGCAATAACAGCACATAACCAATATCCCCATGTAGAATAAAACCCAATTAAATTACCAAATCCATTTTTAGCATAAGAAAAAATTCCTCCTTGTAAATTAGGTTCTAATTTATTAAGTAATAATAACGATAAAGCTAAAAAAATAATACCTATACCAGTTATACTCCAACCTATTATTAAGGCTAAAGGACTTGCAATCATAGCCATATTTTGGGGTAAACTAAATACTCCAGCCCCTAACATAGAATTAAGAACTAATGATGTAAGTGCTATTAAATTTAATTTTTTATTCAAAATAATTCCTTTAATTATATTAATAAATAATTTTTTAATTTATTTAAATAAGATTTTATTAAAAATATAATTTTAAAAATTTTATATTGGATTATATATATCTATAAAATGAGTTTTTAATTTTAATTTTTTTTTCAACCATTTACCTAACATAATAACACCACCTTTTTCTGTTGCATGATGTCCTGCACTAATAAAATGAATTTTATTTTCATTTGCAATATGTAAATTCATTTCTGATATTTCTCCTGTTAAAAATACGTCTACATTAAAATATAAAACTTTTTCCAAAAATTTTTGTCCTGCTCCACTACACCAAGCAATTTTATAAATTTTTTTAGGTGCATTTTTACCGAAATGTAATGGAATACGATTTAATTTATTTTTTATTTTTAAAAGAAATTTTTTAATACTAATTTTATTTTTTAAATAACCGTAAAAAATAAAAGGATTAATTTTACCTTGTATTTTTATATCTAAAATTTGAGCTAAATAAATATTATTTCCTATTTTTTCATTAATATCTAAAGGTAGATGCCAACTATATAAATTAATATTTTTCCTTAATAAGGTATATATTCTTTTTTTTTTAAATCCTTTAATAACTGGAGATTCATTATTCCAAAAATATCCATGATGAACAATAATAGCATCAGCTTTAAGTTTAATTGCAATATTTAATAATTGTTGACAAGCACTTACTCCAAGTATAATATTTTTTATATGTTTTTTCCCTTCTATTTGTAGACCATTAGGAATGTAATCTTGTATATTTAAATTAGTTTTTAACTTATTATTAATTATTTTTTCTAATATTATATTTTTTATCATATTAATTAATTTTTTTTTATTAATATAATTAATATATATAATTTTTTATATTTTATATAATTAAATATTTTTTTTAAAATAGATATATTTATTTTAATTTTAAAAAAATTATATATTATAAATAAATAAAATTTAATTTTATATTTATAAAATAAAATATAAGGAAACTTTATGTTTAAAAATCTAAGTAAAAAATTATCTGAAACATTATTAAAAATTAAAAATTATGGACGTTTAACAGAAAAAAATATACAAGAAATTTTAGATAAAATTTATATTAATTTATTAGAAGCAGATGTTGCTTTAGAAGTTATAAAAAATTTTATTAAAAATATTAAAAAAGATTCTATTGGTAAAAAAATTAATAATAATTTTACTCCAGGA
The Enterobacteriaceae endosymbiont of Donacia crassipes DNA segment above includes these coding regions:
- a CDS encoding basic amino acid/polyamine antiporter, with the translated sequence MNKKLNLIALTSLVLNSMLGAGVFSLPQNMAMIASPLALIIGWSITGIGIIFLALSLLLLNKLEPNLQGGIFSYAKNGFGNLIGFYSTWGYWLCAVIANISYLVIVFSAIGILIDTPNHIIFGCGNTWISILGASILLWIIHFLLLKGTQTASNINIITTLCKLIPLTIFIVLTCIVFNFKLFSIDLLGLQTKISIFKQVKDTMLITLWVFIGLEGAVILSNKAKNSKDVGKATLLAVLIALFIYLLISLLPFGIMSRLDLSKIKNPSMASIMTVLIGKWGDIFISLGLIISVCGSYLSWTIMAAEVPWIAAKNKIFPKILSKQNDYQAPSYALWFTNISMQICLILIWITKINYNKLLTIASEMILVPYFLVGAYLVNISCRKKINKFNLFIGIGSCIYSIWLLYAAGFINLLLSLILYTPGLIFLLLIKTINPKILFLNKIEKLLCFILFITFFYALYFLFN
- a CDS encoding Nif3-like dinuclear metal center hexameric protein; this encodes MKNIILEKIINNKLKTNLNIQDYIPNGLQIEGKKHIKNIILGVSACQQLLNIAIKLKADAIIVHHGYFWNNESPVIKGFKKKRIYTLLRKNINLYSWHLPLDINEKIGNNIYLAQILDIKIQGKINPFIFYGYLKNKISIKKFLLKIKNKLNRIPLHFGKNAPKKIYKIAWCSGAGQKFLEKVLYFNVDVFLTGEISEMNLHIANENKIHFISAGHHATEKGGVIMLGKWLKKKLKLKTHFIDIYNPI